Part of the Nitrospiraceae bacterium genome is shown below.
CGATCTTGACCAGACGGTAGTTATTCAGCAGGTAGCGCAGGATATAGGCCCGCGACCACCAGGCGGCATAGGCATAGAAGCGCACGTTTTTCGACGAGTCGAACTTCTTGATCGCCTGCATCAGCCCGATGTTGCCTTCTTGGATCAAGTCCATGTGATCGGCGCCGGTGTGAAGATATTCGGCGGCGATCGCGACCGAGACGCGCAAGTTGGCCATAATCAATTTCACGGCTGCTTCCCTGCTGCCGTGGGTACGGTATTCATGGAAGAGCTGTAGTTCTTCTTCTTTGGAGAGGTAAGGATACCGGCGGACTTCGGCGAGGTACTGTTGAAGCGCGGTAACCGGCACCACGGCGGTCGAATCTGACTTCTCACGGCCGTCGGACCTGGCTGGTTCAGCTCCTGCGGGCAGCGGAGCCAGTTCCACGACCTCGTCGTCCGACGGGTCCAGGATCTCCGGCTCGAGCGCTTCTTCGTCGAGTTCGTCGTCAGATTTGGCCATATGACGCGATGACTATAACAGAACCTTGTTCGAGGACAAACCATCCCTGAAAGGGAGAGCGGGACAGGCAATCTTGCAGGAGCGAAAGCCTGTCTCCTATAGTGGAGTTTCCGCCGGCTCGCACGAAGGACGTGAACGGTCGCGATCAAGGATCCCGGATGATTTCATGAAGACGATTCTCTCGGCGTTACGCAGCGGCCACTGGCCGTCATTGGTCGGAGCCTGGTTACATTTCGAGGTCAGCTTCATGGCCTGGCTCCTGATCGGAGCCCTGGGAATTTCGATCGCCGAGGAACTGGGCTTGAACTCCACAGAAAAGGGTTTGCTCGTGGCCTGCCCGCTCCTCGGGGGCGCCTTTTTGAGAGTGGGTGTCGGTCTCGCGAGCGACCGGTTCGGGGCCAAGCGAACGGGATTGTGCCTGCTCGGTGGTGTGATCATCGCGGTGATGTGGGGATGGTTGGGCGTGACGAGTTTCGTGCAGGCCCTCGGGATGGGGTTGCTGCTGGGCGTGGCCGGAGCCAGTTTTGCGGTGGCCCTTCCCATCGCGAGCCGGGCTTATCCGCCGGCGCACCAGGGATTTGCGTTGGGAGTCGCGGCATCGGCGAACAGTGGCACCGTCCTGGCCATGTTCTTCGCGCCGCGCGTGTCCGAACTGGTCGGTTGGCACGGCGTGTTCGGCTTGATGATCGTTCCGCTCGTCGGGACATTTCTGCTCTTCTGGTTTCTTGTCCGATCTGATGCGCGGTTCGCTCGGACAGAACGCCAGCCGCAATGGTGGTACGAGGTCACCGCCATGCTGCGGCAGCCTTCCGTGTATTGGCTCTGTCTGCTCTATGCAGTCACGTTTGGGGGGTTTGTCGGGTTATGCAGTACGCTCCCCATTTTCCTTCACGATCAGTATGGATTGACTCTCGTGGAGGCCGGTTCTGTGACGGCCCTGTGCGGATTGCTCGGAAGCCTGATCCGTCCGTTCGGCGGGTTTGTTGCAGACCGGTTTGGGGGAATCGTCGTGCTGGGGCCGGTCTTTGCAGCAATCGCCGGGCTCATCGCTAGCTTGGGAGAACTGCCTTCCGTCGGATGGGCAGTGTCACTGTTGATCGGTGCCATTGCCACGATGGGGTTCGGCAACGGTGTGGTCTTTCAAGTGGTGTCGGAGCGGTTTCCGAAACAAATCGGCCTGGCTTCCGGCGTGATCGGCGCAGCCGGTGGTTTCGGCGGGTTTCTCCTCCCTGTCTGGCTGGGGGTGCTGAAAGATCTGTCCGGCAGCTACCGCACGGGGCTGTGGCTATTTGCGGCTGTATCGGTGGCTGCCGCTGTCAGCGTGGCCTTGATCATTCGACGAACGGAGGA
Proteins encoded:
- a CDS encoding RNA polymerase factor sigma-32 yields the protein MAKSDDELDEEALEPEILDPSDDEVVELAPLPAGAEPARSDGREKSDSTAVVPVTALQQYLAEVRRYPYLSKEEELQLFHEYRTHGSREAAVKLIMANLRVSVAIAAEYLHTGADHMDLIQEGNIGLMQAIKKFDSSKNVRFYAYAAWWSRAYILRYLLNNYRLVKIGTTQDQRKLFYNLKKEKAKLEREGFAPDTKLLADRLNVRERDVIEMDQRLGNWELSLDQPIGEDQEGTLLDVLPAQQIGADEQIADHQLKSLFRAKLAEFIKTLEERDEDILRNRILSDTPLTLDDLGAKYGITKERTRQLEARIIKRLRDYIKKDVKDFDRLRI
- a CDS encoding MFS transporter, with protein sequence MKTILSALRSGHWPSLVGAWLHFEVSFMAWLLIGALGISIAEELGLNSTEKGLLVACPLLGGAFLRVGVGLASDRFGAKRTGLCLLGGVIIAVMWGWLGVTSFVQALGMGLLLGVAGASFAVALPIASRAYPPAHQGFALGVAASANSGTVLAMFFAPRVSELVGWHGVFGLMIVPLVGTFLLFWFLVRSDARFARTERQPQWWYEVTAMLRQPSVYWLCLLYAVTFGGFVGLCSTLPIFLHDQYGLTLVEAGSVTALCGLLGSLIRPFGGFVADRFGGIVVLGPVFAAIAGLIASLGELPSVGWAVSLLIGAIATMGFGNGVVFQVVSERFPKQIGLASGVIGAAGGFGGFLLPVWLGVLKDLSGSYRTGLWLFAAVSVAAAVSVALIIRRTEDRNDEGS